One Spea bombifrons isolate aSpeBom1 chromosome 1, aSpeBom1.2.pri, whole genome shotgun sequence DNA window includes the following coding sequences:
- the FEM1C gene encoding protein fem-1 homolog C — protein sequence MDLKTAVFNAARDGKLRLLSKLLENKAKDEVVVLMSEKTNGATPLLMAARYGHLDMVDYLLDQCSASVEIGGSVNFDGETIEGAPPLWAASAAGHLKVVQSLLDHGASVNNTTLTNSTPLRAACFDGHLAIVMYLVEHNADLEVANRHGHTCLMISCYKGHKEIAQFLLEKGADVNRKSVKGNTALHDCAESGSLDIMKMLLKYGARMEKDGYGMTPLLSASVTGHTNIVDFLTQHPQTSKTERINALELLGATFVDKKRDLLGALKYWKRAMDMRYSDRTNVISKPVPDNLIMAYDYAKEVNTAEELDNLIADPDEMRMQALLIRERILGPSHPDTSYYIRYRGAVYADSGNFKRCINLWKYALDMQQNNLDPLSPMTASSLLSFAELFSFMLQDRAKGLLGTTVTFDDLMGILSKSVLEIDRAVKQTVLPPDQIQLNKALSIILHLICLLEKVPCSIEQEHFKKQNIYRFLKLNPKGKNNFSPLHLAVDKNTTCVGRYPVCKFPSLQVTSILIECGADINVRDSESNSPLHIAALNNHPDIMNLLVKSGAHFDSTNSHNQTACDLLDEKEMAKNLIQPINHTTLQCLAARVIVKHNLQYRNEIPEKLESFVLLHR from the exons ATGGATCTGAAGACTGCGGTATTTAATGCAGCCCGTGATGGCAAGCTGCGCCTTCTTTCCAAGCTGTTGGAAAACAAAGCCAAGGATGAAGTGGTCGTGCTCATGTCTGAGAAAACAAATGGCGCCACGCCGCTCTTAATGGCCGCCCGATACGGTCACCTTGACATGGTGGATTACCTGCTGGATCAGTGTAGTGCCTCAGTGGAGATTGGGGGGTCTGTTAATTTTGATGGGGAAACCATAGAAGGAGCACCTCCTCTTTGGGCTGCATCGGCTGCTGGGCACCTAAAAGTGGTTCAGTCGCTGCTGGATCACGGGGCATCTGTGAACAACACCACTCTCACTAACTCGACACCTTTGCGGGCAGCCTGCTTCGATGGGCACCTGGCAATAGTGATGTACTTGGTAGAGCACAATGCTGACCTGGAGGTAGCCAATCGTCACGGGCACACGTGTCTGATGATTTCCTGCTACAAGGGGCATAAGGAGATTGCCCAGTTTCTGCTCGAGAAAGGGGCTGACGTTAACAGGAAGAGTGTGAAAG GAAATACGGCattgcatgactgtgctgaatCTGGCAGCTTGGACATCATGAAGATGCTCCTCAAATATGGTGCTAGGATGGAAAAGGATGGCTATGGCATGACACCACTCCTTTCTGCCAGTGTGACGGGACACACAAACATTGTGGACTTTCTCACTCAGCACCCACAGACCAGCAAAACTGAACGTATCAACGCACTAGAGCTTCTCGGAGCTACTTTTGTCGATAAAAAGCGGGACCTCCTGGGTGCCTTAAAGTATTGGAAGAGAGCTATGGACATGAGATACAGTGACAGGACTAATGTTATCAGCAAACCTGTTCCAGATAATTTAATTATGGCTTATGATTATGCCAAGGAGGTAAATACAGCAGAAGAATTAGACAACCTTATTGCTGACCCAGATGAAATGAGAATGCAAGCTCTTCTAATTAGAGAACGTATTTTGGGCCCTTCTCATCCGGATACATCATACTACATCAGGTACCGTGGTGCAGTCTATGCAGACTCTGGGAACTTCAAACGATGCATCAATTTATGGAAGTATGCTTTGGACATGCAGCAGAACAACCTGGATCCTCTAAGTCCAATGACCGCTAGCAGCTTGTTATCATTTGCTGAACTTTTTTCCTTCATGCTTCAGGATCGGGCAAAAGGTCTCCTCGGTACAACGGTTACATTTGATGACCTAATGGGCATACTGAGCAAAAGTGTATTGGAAATAGACCGAGCTGTCAAACAAACAGTGTTGCCTCCAGACCAAATCCAGCTAAACAAGGCCCTCTCTATTATTTTGCACTTGATCTGTTTGCTGGAAAAAGTTCCCTGCAGCATAGAACAGGAGCACTtcaaaaaacagaatatatataggTTCCTTAAGCTCAATCCCAAAGGAAAGAACAACTTCAGTCCTCTTCACCTGGCTGTTGATAAAAATACCACGTGTGTCGGCCGATATCCTGTTTGCAAATTTCCCTCTCTTCAGGTGACTTCTATCTTGATAGAGTGTGGCGCCGATATAAATGTTAGAGACTCTGAGAGCAACAGCCCTTTACACATCGCTGCTCTCAACAACCACCCAGATATCATGAACCTTCTCGTCAAATCTGGTGCACACTTTGACTCTACTAATTCGCACAACCAAACTGCCTGTGATCTACTGGATGAGAAAGAAATGGCAAAGAACTTGATCCAACCCATTAACCACACAACACTGCAGTGTCTTGCTGCACGCGTAATAGTGAAACACAATCTACAATACAGAAATgaaatacctgaaaagctggagAGCTTTGTGCTGCTTCATAGATGA